In Pristis pectinata isolate sPriPec2 chromosome 2, sPriPec2.1.pri, whole genome shotgun sequence, the sequence TCCCCCATGAGTTTCCAATCCCTATGCTTTCAGAGTAAAGGTTTGGGAAGTGGGTGTAAGTGTGTTTTTTTCGTGCTTGTCCTAACTTTAGTAGTCAAAGCTAGTGACTTTTACAGAGATCTCACCGTGGATTTGAAGCTTTTAGCTGGGGTTTGCCATTTCTGATGAGGAAGTAAACAAACCAGCTTGAGAGGGGCACCATTTATAATTGTAATTGGGGAGCCTGTTGCTAACAGAATCCTTTCAATTGACTTCATTTGAAGTCAGCTGTTTGACTTTTAAACAGGGAGGCTGAGAAACCACAACATTGTTTGAATGCAGTGGTCTTCAGAGAGTGGGTTTTGGTAAGTCCGTGATAAGTAGAATATGTGGGTGTTTGCGTAATTCAATGCTAGTCTGTGGTCCGATACTGATATTTTTGCCTGTCAGATTGGTGGGTGGTGAGTCTTTTAACACCCTTATAGGTCAAATACATCACAATACCAGTGACCACCAGAGGTGATAAACAGTACAGGCTCATCTGTTGCTTAATGTGTAATTAGTAACTAGAATCAGGTGGGTGTTTCTACTGTTTTTCCTACTACAGTTTGTTGGACTTTACATTGCAGTAAGTAATACTCGCTGTGGAATataataaaaaggtaacactaatgattgatctgtacatgaatgtaaaggtttgtattgttttatggttgtGTAAAGTTTGTTtgttataaataaagtttattttggaataaaaaacttGCTGTGGAATAAGGTTCCCAGTGTGGTCAGTATTTTAATTGAGGTTAACTAAGGAGCTTAATTTAAGGGTACTTCATAGCAGGGCAGCTCAGACCCACGGGGTCCTGTTCCTGGCAATCACATGtgtaggaagtgtgtccagctacaGCTGTTGGCTGACCATTAATGATTTCTGTTGTTTTCTGAAGAGATCAGGAATTGCAGATTTGTAGAAGATTAAATTCACCTATGGTTAACTTCTAGCCTTCTTAAAGCTTCCCATTCATTTGATGAACTTTTTCAAGAACTTTCAAGTGACTGAAGCCAGCCTTAAACTTTCACAACATTGGTTAATTTTTCTTGTAGAATTAAGATTTCTTAGTACTCAAGCTAACATTGATCTTCTATTTCTGTAACTACAGAACAGAGGCTGTAGTCTTACATCCATAAGACAAATTAATGAAATCAGTCAGGCATAAACCCAAAGGTCCACTGCACTACAATATCCTTGAGAACAGCAGCCAACATGACTTCAAAAGGAGGGATCATGTTTAATCTCCTTGACTTTTGAAAGGTGATATTCCAGGTGGACCAAGTGGGAAGCCTTATGACTTAAGCACACAGACCTCTAGAAATCCTTTGGCAAAATGCTTCATTAAAAAATGTTATACAAGCTTAAGGCAAAGTCAAGGCAAAGTTAAGACAAAGTCAAAGAAAGCAATAAATCCTTGTTAACAGTAAGATAGGAGGTCAAATACAATCAAGGTGACCAGGGAATATTACTGGGATCTTTTGCTTTACTTTAGAAGTATGAATTCTGTATGGAAGCCAATGTAAAATGGTTAAATACACAGGCAACACAAAGCCAGCCAGTTTCAGCAGGAATCAGCTTTGATGAAGGACCAAAGAGCAAAATGAGCTGAATAAATATGGAAGGAGATAAAGTAACTGCTGACAGAAGTCAGTATAGAAAGAACATTAAAGAGCCAAAATCAATTATGTTAAACCAATTTGTTGATATTACCCAGTGGGTCTTTGGCAAATACTTCCTGCTGTCAGTGTGTAATGACACCTCTTGATAGTTTTGTTATATTTAAATTTAACAGAAAATGATCCTCAGACAAAACAGACAATGGTGCGAAGGCTGTGGGAGACTATGTTAGTTACCATGTGGACATTGGATAGTTTCCAACTCATCATAACTTGATGGGAACAAGGCTACAtgaattttgctttcatttttccaGCCTTTGTTATGGATTCTGCTTTACTCTTTGCTTTGTGTTATCATCAACTATTCATTCCACAGATTAGTCATCAGTCGACGATACTCCTACTTCTACCACTTATGTTCTTCAGTCTTAgaacacaaaattatttttctatACATTAAAGTGCATGTAGTTGAATCTATCCTAATAGGAGTTTGATTTTACCATGTTAAAGGCAACAAATTAATGCAATTTGATCAACCAGAATTAGACAAAGTACTTAAAAtactcagtcaggcagcatctgtggaaagagaagcacttAACATTTCAGTCCAATGATCCTTCAGAAGGGTCAAATAATCACCTTTATGACTGTTCTAACTACAAAAAGCCCTTGAAAACCAGAGCTGATGATTGAACATATTCCACTGCTGAGGGCAGCAGGACTCAGAAGCTATTAGAGTCCTTTTTATAATCATTAATGCCAGCATTTCTAACAGCTTCCACACATCCTGATCCCTCCACTTTTGCAGGCTGCTTAAAACCCTCAGGTCTTCAGGTATTACTATAATATGAAATGAACATGTAGTAATTCATAGAGTCAGaactgaacagcacagaaacaggccctttggctcattacATCTATGCCAATTTTTTTGGCCATGTATATTAATATCACTTACCCAACAGTAAGtctgtatccttcaatgccttgcctatttaagtgcctgtctaaatctctAAAACACAATAATTGCATCCgactccacaacctcctctggcagcaaattaGACATTAAACAgcttccctcaccttaaatctctccactcatTTTTGATACTGCTACCATGTAAAAAAGATTCTGCTTACCTACCCCATCTCTGCCTATCAATTTTATAGATCTTATTGCCCTCAAACCAGTTTAGTGGCTAAATAAGTTTTAATTGTACTTGCTGAGTCATTAGTTGTTTCAAGAGAATTTCACTTATACTAAGCTGCTAGCTCAGTCCATTTGCTCAGACGGAATCAAATCTACATCATTATTTTGCCTAAAATTACTTTTCACATTTTACAAATCAAAGTTCATGCATCTTGTACTTCATTAATCTGTCCAGAAACCTTTATCTGCACTAGGTATTCTTCAATATCTTAAATGCTTAACACCATGTAAATTGCCCAATTGTTCAAAATTTGCTCTCAATAAGTCAAACCTATTCAATTCACTGAACTGGGAATCTTCAGTAAATTCCATGACTTCATGCATCCAAATCCCTTTACCTCACTTTCTTGCAAATGGCAGCAAAGCCCTTGTGGGGAATTAAAGGAAGTGTCTATTGTTTTAAAACACCTTAAAACCCATTCTAGCAGCCAACCTTTGTCTTACTCCATTTACTGTCTACATTACAGATGCACAGCAAGTGCAACTTATCAGGGTCCATATGCAACAGCTTGGAGGCTTTAGTAATGGAAACCCTTCAAATACTTTGTGCTGTGTATAAATATTGGCAATATGTGCCCAGCATATTACCTAACCCAATCCCACTGTCCTGTACTAACTTCATTCCAACAAGATAAAATGTTACTTTATATGTAAAGATGTTTAAATTACCTTTCAAAGTGACTGTTGAATATTACTGTAATTTACATTTGACACTAATTTAGCTTTCAACTTAATCAATTTCCACCCCAatgttgtggaaagaaaaactgatttCTGGTAAAAAAAAAGGCACTGAGCAGCAACTGCCCTGAAAGTTCACTAATTGCTCAATActgcatgtttttaaaaatgagttAAAATGTTGCCCAGTCTTTCATCAGCATTGATTGAATTAGAACAGTAGTTCAAGTTATACACAAGTTAATGTACCAACTAAATTTCCATAATTCCATCCATTCTCAATTCAAGTCACATCAAGCTCTGCAGGCTACCTGTAGATAGCAACCCCTTGTGTGCAAGTGCAAACAGAGTTCACAAAGACTATTTCATACACAATGAACTTAACCTTTATTAATATTTAACATACAACTTGCTCAGCATTTCAACATTTCAGAATGTGTGCACGAGTGATACttcaataaataataaatattcaGTGCAGAATAAATTAAGGAATGAATACGTCCAGCCACAAGATGTGGTACAACATGTGTTTGGAGTTTTAGTTCTCTTCCAAGCACTCAAGTCTGATTAACTCAACAGCACAagctgtgtgtttaaaaaaagtctCTTTACAACTTGCAAAGCCCAATTACTTTAATACTTTCTCAACTTCACTTGCCACACACTTTCCTCTTGCTCATCAAGTCACAACTCATGACCTTGCTCTGCTGCAACAGTTGCACTGCATAGTCCTCAATGCAAAAATACTGAAGTTCCTCAGGCAGCTGCCACATATCAGGTAGTCATCCACTTAATGTCAGTCTAACGAAGAAGGATTGTAAAATGCATCTGTCTGGTACCAGCCCAGCACACCAAACAAAATACAAGTCCTTCGTACCATCTGGCAGATGGTCAACTTGAGGCACTTCCAAACTGAAGGAAGGCATAGCCAGGTTTCTCAGTCCAACCTTAATTAAATCTTTGTTGCACCATATTCAATGCATATTCCATTCTGGTACGAAGTTCTTGTGAACATCCAGACATCAGCAGTGTTGATAGCTTGAATGTAGCAGAAACTCTATCTTCATTGATATAGGTAAGTAGGTATTCCTCATTGTGATTGCAAAGAATAATTTTTGTATGATCATGATAAAAATTCACCTGTAAAATACAAGACAGTTACTTATGATCATTCTTCATAGCTAATCATTAATTCATAACCCATCTTTAATTCATAACAGCAGCACAAGTTACAGAATGGTCGCATCTTTTCTCCTCTAAGTTTAATCTATTCTGGTGAGATGATTCCACTATTTGCAATTATATGTCAATATGCCTCTGGTTGGCACAAAGGTGTATTTTCATCCAATTTCCCTTATAGGTAGGGCAATTCAATTTTACCCAGGCACCATCAAGCAACTGGTCCAATTTGCCCTGCATTCCACTTCTAGTACATGTTAGTTGCAAGTAAATACTAATGGGAAAAAATTACAATTCTTACCTGGAATGTGCCATCACTAAAGAGCATCATTAGTGCACGGTCTGACTTTAACCACTGAAGGAGACACAATCTAGATTTCTGGGCATCCACAGAACTAGGCAGATCACCACCCTAAGTAGAAAAGTCAGAGGTTTTGCTTATCAAAGTGTCACTACCAAAATAAGAGTATTAGACAGCAAGCAAAATTATATTTGCAGCTTTAGAAGCATGAATCCAGCTCAAAATGAGTTTGCAAGGAGCCTTACCTCCATTAGATTTTCTTCCATGTAGTgtgcaaaatatttcagaatagTCATTTGGCTAACAAACTTCTCAGGAATATCAAGTGTTGAGAAGACAGAACACTGGCCCAGCTCTGCATAGTAATGGATGGTTCTAAAGGAAGATATGTCATAAGTTAATAATTCAGTTTTAAGAGTCAgttaaatatcaaaaataaatcaaatcattAGATAACTTACTTTTTATCTGCCAACAAGCTCATGTGGGTTCCATTATTGAAGAGGACACCAACTGTGTGATCAGACAACTGATACCCAAAGCCATACTTATTAGAATAATCCACCCATTTGGTGACCCATTGGAAGGAGAAGCTCAACTGCTGTTTTGGCAAATGATCTCCTGAGAAAGAAAATCAGGTGCTTAGTAGAGTGTTAAGGCCAGCAAAATATCAGTGCCTAATCTTCATCACTATACTGAATTAAACTGATTGCAGTAGTGCTTACCTTCTGGCATATTTTCTAGGCAGCCCTTTAATACTCTAGCAACTGTGTCAGCAACACTTCCCATGGTACTGTCTTCAAGTGCTGAAAGTAGAAAACAAGATACTATAGCAATCTGCAAACTGATATTCAAATAAATTTAGTTGCTAGGTCAGCACATCCATCTCAAATTAGAATTATATTGAATTGTTCAGACTCATCTAGGAGAATTTTAGCAAAGCTTGTCATTAATTTCCATCTTGTACTTACAttcactgctgctgctgcagctTCCCAAAGTTCCTCTCACTATCATCCTTATTGAATCTCTGATTTGCTGTTCATTATCCTTCAGTGGCAAGGGGCTCTCAGGTTTGACATGGATAATTGGTGGCTTGCTGGTCAACTTTGACTCCTGATGGGAAAAAAATGCACATTTCAGGAGAGTGCTAGATCTGGTAGATGTTTGCATTGAGACTTAGCAAACTTCACGCAATGTTGTCAAAATGTTATCAACCAACCTACCTCATCTGATTGACTTCTGTTCAGTTGCTTGCTTAATGATATTTTCTTCAAGTCATTCTTCAGCTTGTAAATTTCATCCATGTCATCCTTTCCCAGtttgtctgtttaaaaaaaaacttattaccAAGCAGCATTTGTTGAGCCAAGTTAAAACTTGAATTTCTCCAATAATTACTCATACTTTTAATCTAGAATGGAGACTGGCAAGAGACAAATTGCAGTCATCCCTGTTACATTTTAGCTAATTTACTGTAGTTAACCAGAAAATTTTATATGTAGTCACTATACACTTACTATGATTGTCCAGAAACTTGACTTTATCCTTCTTCCCACCAAACAGGGCTGCAGCTGCCTTTTTGAAAAAGTTCTTGGCAGGACTGGACAGGTGAAAATCTGGTGCATAGTGACAGCAGGTCTGTGACAGTCTCTCAGGTGTGAACCCCTGCAGTACAAGGTCAAAGTTTAGATTTTTGGTTGTTTGAAGTTCATTGCATGTACAGAAAAGTAAAACTGAAAAAATTAAATCAAGAATTCTTGCACCACAAACCTGAGTAAGGAAATCATAATGCAGAATGTCATCTAGACTGGGTCGATCTTCTGGATTTTTTGCTAGCATACTGGCTATCAATTGTCTTGCAGATATCGACAGTGATGATGGCATTGTGTATCTTGCTTCCTTTATACATCTGTAAGTTTCTTTTAGGTTAGTCGTCTCAAATGGGGGTCGCCCCAACAGCATAGTATACCTGCAATGAATACAATTCAACCATTAGTGCCTTCCTAGTGGAACCACAAAATGGGCATGAAACAAATTAATTGCAGTGTGAACGTTTTTTCTTCAAACTTTCTGGAGCAAAAAGTCATTCAAATAGCACACGTGGCTGAGCACTCAAGGCTCTGATTTGCACGAGTCAGCTAGCTCTCATTTAATGTGAAAGATGAACCCATTTATGTTCATTTCAAAAGAAAGATCCAAGTGGGATACTTACATTACACAGCCCAATGCCCAGATATCAGATTCGCAGCCATGTCCTTGTTTGTTGAGAACTTCAGGAGACAAGTAATTTGGTGTGCCACAGATAGTTCTATAGAATAAAATGCTGAGGTTATTACACACATCTTGCAATCACTTAACTATTAAAAATTTAAAGTGTATCCTAATCCTTtacctgcttctgtgctccacTGGTTCCAGCTTTGCTGCCAGCCCAAAATCCCCTATTTTCAGCTCCATGGCCTCATTAATGAAGAAGTTACCTGcaattaaaaaaagattaaaaattaataattagCTTTCCCTACAATTTAATTCTACCCATTTAATTGGGAAGAATAGTGTAAAAAAGATCATACCTAGCTTGAGGTCTCTGTGTAGGATTCCTTGTTCATGCAGACACTTCAGTCCCGAGACTATCTGTCGGAGGTAGTATCGTACTTCTGGTTCTGTCAGTACTTTTCGAGCTTTCAGTACGTGAGCCATTGACTAGAATTatttaagaacaaagataaaaatTAATCATTGCACTTCCTTAAAAATACACCAAGAAATTGCTCGAGATTTTGTGGGGGAAAGGGCGAATGCTTACTCTTCGGCTGCAGTGTTCCAATAGGATGTAAATGTTTTCTTTATCTTCAAAGTGATGGTAGAAGTGCACGATATGCTTGTGGTGTAGCGTTCGGTGCAGCTCAATTTCTCGGTCAATCTGAGTTTCAAGAGAAGGAATGAAAACCATCAAAAAACAGGAGCTTCAACAATGCTggttttattgaaataaaattacGATGAGTGCAACTGAAGCCGGTGACCTTCAGCGTCACACTGATCTATATCCAAACAAAGCGGCAGAAGCGCCCACTTTAACTCATGCGCAAGGGTACCTACCTTTTCTCTTTGATGGGGTTTAGCTACTCTAGTGTGTGGGATGATTTTTGCAGCATAGACGATGTTCGTGGTCAGGTCTGTCATCTCGTAGCACTTGGCAAAACCACCCTGAGCAAGAAAACAATTCACATTATGTTCTAGTTAGAAAGTCGTAACTTTCAAGTATCGTCATttaaattttagaaaaaaaacctaGCTGGACTAGTGAAAGCTTAAGAGCCGCGGGCTCACTTGATTCACTGTAAATTCTGCAGGTAATAAGTCAACAATTCTACCAAAGGTAATCGACCTGGAAGGTTAATTCTTTCCCTCGCTACAcctgctgcctggtctgctgagatTTTGTTATTACTTCTCATTCTACAGAGACGATGTGATCCCGAATCAACTCCTTTCATACGCTTCAAACTTTGTAAGGATGCATTCACTGATGGAACCAGATCGTGCAACACCGTGGCACAGCCCGCACGCCTACTGCCGTTTTCTTTCATTCACTCCAAATGCAGCTTTGATTTACCTTTCCCAGCACTTTGCCTCGACAGTAACATTTGCCAGTAGCGGGATCAGTTATAATCCGGGACAACTCCGTATTGGTGCACGTTAAGTCTTCCTGTCTTTTGTTGAAGCAGAGATCTGCGGATTTGCTGAGAGGCTGGTCGCACATCTTTGCGTTTTGCTGGTAAGTGATAGTCCTCAGTAAGTCCATTGCTCCCAACCACTGAACGCACTCTACTCGGCTCAGACTGAACCGAACCGCGCAGCCACGCTGCCTTTTATATCTTCGCCCTTCCGTAACGTCACAATGCAATGTTGCTGCTCCAGCTCCGCCGAGCTCCCCTGTCGATTGGTACACGCAAGTGTCAATCAACCCCACGGCGCCCACGCTGCGAGTTGCCCCGAAGCCTGAATGGATCAAATATAAGGTTGATGGATAACAGGAGATTATCAACATTCATAGCAAACAATTACTTTAATGACAAGTTTTACAAACGTGTACACTATAGATTACAACACATTAAGTGCATCCGTAGCTGATGAATTTGTTTATATCTGATTTTTATCATTGCGATGCTACTATTCAAATATGTCATAAATTTGGAGTTATAAATGTAGAGTTGCATTTTCCACGAAAAACTGCCTGTGGTAAATATCTCATTGTTTTTATATATCATCTCAGGCCGTCCATCTATTTGTCTTTAACTCGGTGCTATATTCCAGTATTTAGGCGTATACGTTTTATGTACCGTTATACAGAGATTCATATAAAAACTATTGCAGTTTTATCAGTTATTTTATCTTCAGAATATCTTCCATTCCGTAAATCCATCTGCTCAAACTGTTCTTTGGGGGCGGTGCATTTTTTTCCGTGGTCCGTTTATTAAACAATAAATCGTGTTTACGCTTTAAAACAAATGCAGTTTAAGGTACAAAGCATCTCCACAACCGCTTATTTTGCAACGATACATCGTGTGCACGTTTGAAAACAAATGCAGTGTAACGTACAAACCACGCGTGTTTCCATAACCGCTTATTTTGTAGCGATTTGTTGTGTGCATGTTTAAAAACAGAAGCCAAATAGACTGCGgttttacaaaataaaatcaattgaaGCCTGAATAATTTATTGGTTTTCCTATAAATTCATTCATTGCCAGCTAGATCAATGCTTTGTGCTTGTGCATGTTATGCTGACTTGCCATATGTTCGTTTAGCCCAACCATTAGATCTGTCTCTGGCAAAACCCCTATAAAGCGAAAGAGACAAAGCAAAATCTGGCAGAGCTCATTAAAATCCAGACTGATATTCATTTCAATGTTGGACTCCATGTTCCTCGTAAATATACACAGCGATGCTTTATTAAGTTTTATTGTGTGTAAGGTCTATGTGTTAAAATTAGAAAAGTCGATTGATAGATATGTCATAAGGTTTGTGAATTCCCATTTCACACTTTGTGACAGTACCGCAGTTTTAGTTTCTCACCATCGTAGGAGCGAAGCTGTTTGTCCGCTGTACAGAAACACCACAGTTAACCAAGAAATGTCATTAGCCATGCAACGGCAGGTGGAAAACGCTGCCCGGCCCAGTTAATTGAAGCTATTGTGGAGAGCGACACCCGTTGACCCGTCGCCAGAAGCACAGCCGCTGCACAGGCTCTGCTGCATTTGGTCAGGTCATATAGGTCCACAGTGAGGATAAATGACAAACAGAGATATGTAATGCAATCACCACAACAAATGTGGAAAGCTGCAGGGTGTCTTAAATAAAACTCTTGAGCCCCGAATCTCCTCTGAATTAAAATCCTACAGCAGTTTGGCGGCTTGGGGGTGGCAGGAAGGTTGAGTGGAAGCGACGCTGGGGGAAGGTACAAGCTGCACACCTCAAACCCAGGAAATGTTGCGAGCGGCTGATCCTCTGACCTTTCAGGCCCCAGGCTCCAATTGCACAGATGGGCAGCACCTTGACGCAAAGGGTAGCGCggctgcttcacagctctggaGAGCCCGGTTCAAGGGTGCTCTCtatgtggagtgtgcatgttatccctgtgttattgcgtgggttccctcccacatcccaaagatatttgaacaagccattgtaaattgtaggtgattggtaaaaaaaaatcaaaagggggATGATTGtgggcatgtgacagagaataagCTG encodes:
- the plk2b gene encoding serine/threonine-protein kinase PLK2b; protein product: MDLLRTITYQQNAKMCDQPLSKSADLCFNKRQEDLTCTNTELSRIITDPATGKCYCRGKVLGKGGFAKCYEMTDLTTNIVYAAKIIPHTRVAKPHQREKIDREIELHRTLHHKHIVHFYHHFEDKENIYILLEHCSRRSMAHVLKARKVLTEPEVRYYLRQIVSGLKCLHEQGILHRDLKLGNFFINEAMELKIGDFGLAAKLEPVEHRSRTICGTPNYLSPEVLNKQGHGCESDIWALGCVMYTMLLGRPPFETTNLKETYRCIKEARYTMPSSLSISARQLIASMLAKNPEDRPSLDDILHYDFLTQGFTPERLSQTCCHYAPDFHLSSPAKNFFKKAAAALFGGKKDKVKFLDNHNKLGKDDMDEIYKLKNDLKKISLSKQLNRSQSDEESKLTSKPPIIHVKPESPLPLKDNEQQIRDSIRMIVRGTLGSCSSSSESLEDSTMGSVADTVARVLKGCLENMPEGDHLPKQQLSFSFQWVTKWVDYSNKYGFGYQLSDHTVGVLFNNGTHMSLLADKKTIHYYAELGQCSVFSTLDIPEKFVSQMTILKYFAHYMEENLMEGGDLPSSVDAQKSRLCLLQWLKSDRALMMLFSDGTFQVNFYHDHTKIILCNHNEEYLLTYINEDRVSATFKLSTLLMSGCSQELRTRMEYALNMVQQRFN